In Penaeus vannamei isolate JL-2024 chromosome 14, ASM4276789v1, whole genome shotgun sequence, one DNA window encodes the following:
- the LOC113809408 gene encoding cyclin-dependent kinase 9 codes for MSSSRPFHDDLDFPFCDDVIKYEKLAKIGQGTFGEVFKARDRRTGKVVALKKILMENEKEGFPITALREIRILKLLKHDNVVNLQEICRTKGPPPPGLQKPPKPTPHMSSLSTFFLVFEFCEHDLAGLLSNVNVKFNMGEIKKVMQQLLNGLYYIHSNKILHRDLKASNVLITKNGILKLADFGLARAFSTSRQGPNRYTNRVVTLWYRPPELLLGERNYGPPVDMWGAGCIMAEMWTRTPILQGSTEQHQLTLITKLCGSITPEVWPSVENLELFNKMELAKGQQRRVCERLKQYLRDNMALDLLDKLLTLDPAKRIDSSTALDHDFFWTDPMPCDLSKMLSQHTQSMFEYLAPARRPGASNRPMLQPRPQDNVSSYQERVY; via the exons AGAGGTATTCAAAGCAAGGGACAGAAGAACTGGAAAGGTAGTAGCACTCAAGAAAATACttatggaaaatgaaaaagaaggg TTTCCCATCACAGCACTACGAGAAATTAGAATCTTAAAACTTCTTAAGCATGACAATGTTGTAAATTTGCAAGAGATATGTCGAACTAAAG GTCCCCCTCCTCCTGGTCTTCAAAAGCCACCTAAAC CTACACCACACATGTCAAGTCTCTCCACATTCTTCTTGGTGTTTGAGTTTTGTGAACATGATCTAGCGGGCTTGTTGTCAAATGTGAACGTCAAATTTAACATGGGGGAGATCAAGAAG GTGATGCAACAACTGCTCAATGGCCTATATTATATCCACTCAAATAAGATCTTACACAGAGATCTCAAAGCTTCCAATGTGCTCATCACCAAAAATGGCATTCTGAAGCTTGCAGATTTTGGTCTCGCACGTGCGTTTAGTACCAGTAGACAGGGACCCAATAG ATATACAAACCGTGTCGTCACACTCTGGTATCGTCCACCAGAGCTCTTACTAGGGGAAAGGAACTATGGTCCTCCTGTAGACATGTGGGGAGCAGGGTGCATCATGGCAGAAATGTGGACACGTACTCCAATATTACAG GGTAGTACAGAGCAACACCAGTTGACTCTGATAACAAAATTATGTGGTTCCATAACCCCCGAGGTATGGCCATCTGTAGAAAATCTAGAGCTTTTCAACAAGATGGAATTAGCAAAAGGCCAACAGCGACGGGTTTGTGAGAGACTTAAACAATATCTTCGTGATAATATG GCACTGGATTTGTTAGACAAACTTTTAACACTAGACCCAGCCAAAAGAATAGATTCCTCAACAGCACTTGACCATGATTTCTTCTGGACTGATCCCATGCCCTGTGACTTGTCCAAGATGTTGTCACAACACACACAG AGTATGTTTGAGTATTTAGCTCCAGCCAGGCGGCCAGGTGCCTCCAATAGACCTATGCTTCAACCTCGCCCACAGGATAATGTATCATCATACCAAGAAAGagtgtattaa